The DNA sequence GGCGTTGGAAGAGCTTGGTGTTGAGAGTAGAGCAGACCTTGCTTTAGTTCAAGAGAATGATCTGGTGAAATGCCTTCGACCAATCCAGTGCCGTAAGCTGCTGAATGGCCtcaagaatgaaggtaaatacGCGTTTAGACACTGCCATAAGAACATTGACCAAATGCACCACCAATATCAAATTACAGTTTAAGCTTTTggataattttaatttttattagagCATGAGTGGGTCATGATGAACATTTGACCTATGATATCAGCAAAATAGCACAAATTGCTTAATGTAATTAGTTTATTAATTTACTCTTTTTTAGCAATATATTTATCTCATGCCTTACATTTacttgttgatatttttttgtcCTCCAACCTCTAGCACTTCGAACAGTTGAGATCGAATATGCTGCTGTCCCTTCTTTACCTCTCATAAGTACTCCTGATCCTCCATCCTCGAGTTCGGCAAGAAGTTCAAGCCCCTCTGTGCCTTCATCTCCACTGGCTGGCAGGCCATGGTATATAGACTTTCGGGTCAGATGGGACAGGATGACAGCATCAATTCGAAAAGCATTGTCAAATCAAGCAAGACCATCACCAGGGGACAGAAAAGACATGGTGAGGGCAGTTGTTGACCAGATGTTTGAGCATGATCTCAACCCAACAAGAGCAATATGTCACAGCATTGCCCGGAGCATTGTACGTGACTACCCTAAATGTTTTGCTGATGTCGGGAAGAAAGGTGATATTGTTGGAGATGGCAGTCACTCTCTTCTCCAACAAATTAAAGCAAGAGTGGAAtacaagaacagaaaaaataccCTTGCGCGGCATCGCAGAGAAAAAAGGCCACGCACTGCAGTGGTTGAGGGGGGCAGACTAATGGCAAGAGGCCCTGTGGATCAATACGGCTGTGTAAGGTGGAGTCCCACAGAACTCCCATCTGGAGAAACTATGGAGAGCTTGTATGAAATCAAAAAGCAACTGTCCAACATCTACTCGGAGAAAGGAATGGGTGGAGCAGAGACAGCAGAAGCTCTGATGGAGAAGACATATGTTATCCAACGCCAGTACCTCAACAGTGTCCCTGCACCAATGGTTGCAGAGATTCAGGAGGAGTGGCCTTTTCTGTTTTCGCAGAGAGGCCTTTACACCCACTTCGGCCTACTGACAGATGTCGCCATCCTCGATAAAATGCAAGAGGCCATAAACAACAAAGGCAGTACCATCATTCGGTTCTGCCAGGAACTCAGCCGTCATCCCTCAATTGAGGAAATCCTGGCTAAATATGAGCCAGAGACATCAGACAAGGCTGTGTGTGTCCTTCTGCTCCTGATGGCATACTTCAAAGAGCCCGAAACCTCCATCATGCTTGAGACTGATGTAAGTTGTTAAAAAGATAAGTAAGCATGTTTTGATTACATTAGTAATCAGTACTGGTATCTTTAAGACTTGCATGCATTTAACCTTTGTGCACCCTGTAATTTTTGATAACACATATGAGCAGTGTTTCTTAACCTTTTTTGGCTTCAGTACCCCCTTTTGTCTGATTTCTTAATCCAAGTACCCTAAGGCCGTAGGCATATATTCAAAGGGGGCCCTCCAACTTTTGGCAAAGTTAGTCTTATTATGTGTCATTATGACACATAATGTTCCGACTGATGAATCTCTAAATCAGTGTGCACCGTGCACAAACTGTGGTGCAACAGATGTATGATACAGTTATCTTATTTTACAGCCATGTACCACTGCCGCTGATGTGCAAAGGATGCAGGTGCTGCCAAACACCCCCTGCTTGATTGTACAAGGTACTGTTATTTGGATTTTATCTTGATATTTGTAGGGAATATGtgaaaactgaatattttataaatgattgaaaatgtaTTCCATAAGTTTACATATTGTAACTTGCTGACTGGTgttttgagcatgtttttgcTCAATTTTGTATCTTATGTCCATCTCTTATGAGTCTGATCTTTTCTGATTATCTTTTCTTTCATCATTCAATGTTGCTAATCATCTAAATGAAACATTCAGCATTCCACATCCTTATGACAGTACATATCTGTTCATTTCAGGTGACCTGATGAAGCCAAGGGCGTGGATGCTGTCCATTGAGGAACAAGTAGTGATGGGACCACACAGCAACATCTTGAGCGGGTTGGCTGCGCTTTTTGCCAGCTTCTACAATCTTAATCTCCAGTACCCTGAGAAAAGTTCATGCACTTTGGAGTTTATTCAGAGGTatgttaattttaaaattaacattttattggCTTCCTCTGTTCACACCCTTGCTTAAGGGGAAATTTCACTCAAAAATGAGACTctaacacataaacacactaaTGGACACTATGGGACAAAAATGTCTACTAAGGGTATAACtatgagtgtttttttatttcaaaactgaaactacaaaaaaactaattatgGATCAAAATCAGTCTTGTTACCAATCTTTGACATATCCAAGGTCTGATACCACATAAAAAAACCTCTTGTCTCCGATCACTTTTATATTGAAAATCAGCCATTttcggtcattttcaacatctaaaacaGATATAACACCAGATTATAGATCCTTTAAGGGtataaatgaatgcattttttgaaaaaaattacaaaccaAGTTTTGACAAGTTACATAAAATTAAGCATCCCAGCCAAAAGTCATACAGTGAAagttatggccaaaaaataaggGAAAATTTCCCTCAACGGACAAAAAGTCCAGAGGATTGATAAAACATAAAAGATCACCTGATATTAATGCTTTATCGATTATTTGATTTACAGATGCTTCTTGAGTATCAACCCAGAAACGGGCTCCAAGGCAAAGAGGAAGCGTGGAGGCATCAACCCACATGTCAGCACACTGATGAGGAAACTTGTGGACTTTGAGTGGCAGGCAATGTAGAcggaatgatttttttttctttaacaactTAAGGGTATccctttttgtttgttatgaCCCCTGGATTCTGTTTGGCAGCCATTTTGATTTCATGTACATTTGAATAGCAAAAAAACACCAATTTTCACTATTCCTGATCCAGACAACATGTTTATTACTTTATTGTttaaacactggaaaacacCGGTTATGGTCTTCAACCTGATACAACCACGCTGATATCTGTTTACTTTGTCAGCATGAAAACATCTTAAAAGGACATCTTTAGACCACCACATTACAAATAAGAGGCAGAATCTATTTCTCCTGTCTGACTTTGAGTGGTTTTACTGttgcacatttttgctgttgcacATTTTATATTGAAtcgtttttaaaagtgtttgttgagatgtttacattttgttcagAATATGCAGGCATGTTTGCCAAGGGAACCTATGTCTCctacttgttttattttgaaattgttttgGGCATGGGTTCTCAAAGTGAGGGCCTAATGAGGGCCATTGGAGGCATTTTCTGGCAGCTCATGATGAGCCAAGGCAGTGGTTCTCAAATAGTCCAGTCTTAGTACCCAAATTCAAAGTTGCATCccaaaaattttttaaatttatttcacaaaaaaagatgtGCAGTAATACACAATCCCTTCATGCACAAatgaaaagtgctttaaaaaatTGAGAACAATCACAATaaagttttcaaaaaatatatatgagaAAATGTAGtctttatattattattttaatacaaAATTAGATGCTACTATAGCACATTTTAGCCTTTTTTAAGGACTAACGTCCCCACAGACGTCTTCACTGAAAACTTAGTCTTCATATTTCATACAAAGTTAGGCacaattttgcctcttttttaaacaaaactttatgTAATATAAGAACTAACTTTTCCATGGACTTAGTATAACAAAGTGACatgtgagtttttttctttgatggCCCTCAATCTAATGTTGGGTCCCAAAACTGGCCCTCAGTCATTCAAACTTTGAGAACCCTGTTAAACTGTTTATAACGCTGTAGGTGATTATTTTATTCAATATAATGCAGTGAAATGTAACATGTATTctattgttcacatttttttcatactgGCTTGACCAAAAAAAGGCATGTCTGCCATGTTCCTGTTAAATTTAATTGCACTTTGCACTTACTGTaagcagttacattaaaaagttaaaaaaacaaattatcattttttttctgttcttttattGAGCATATGAAAGCATGGTTGTGTCGgtgcagtaaaatcacaattaACAAGTGAATTTTACAATATCTTACAGTGTGAATTAAATTGAACTTTTACAGTaattcattgtaaatatttccacagcaattaactgtatttatttcatgGTAATTTACAGTAAGTCCACAGCTAAATACTGCTGTATTACTGTAATTCCTTGGGCATGGCAACCGTGAATTTACAATaaagtgttgttgttttattgtaaattactgtgaaacatttacagtaaactACTGTAAATTAATTACAGTAAattgctgtgaaaatatttacagcgACTTGCTGTGAAAGTAATGCAATTATTAGCCaataatttactgtaattttacagtgaaaattcTTACAGTGTATGTTaagtttcacatttaaaaaaaacatcaaaagagtttggtgtcattttgttattcttaccaaattcggttgtgaaagtactgcattttttttgttattttcttctaatattatgttttgggaacaaagttgttccaattgttggaatttattgataatattatatcccttgttgatttgttgactaattaaactggtgctgtcaaaaatattagttatgttctgtaatagacatcaaaacagacatagtaagtcatgctgtgtccaaacttatggtcATGGCTGTATGTTTGAGCGATTCCTGTTGTTCTTCAGTTTTGGACTTGAGCAAAAAGCTtgtgacaacaaaaaacaacaacaacaaagaaaaaaacagataatcacTTGCATTATTTGTCAGTGAGATCCTCATCAGTTTAAGCTTACCCTAACCTGTTCTGGTATGTTATGGTTCAAGGAAACACAGTTACTAGTTTGACAACGTTCCCAGTTGGACTGTTAAAAGTGTGGAGCCACTTGTACACATTCACAGAGCATATGTCCAGTATATGCCCAGAATAAGCCTCACACCTGTCACCTGCAGTGTTAGTCAGATGTTTTGCATGAGTTAGGTGTGTCAGGTTTTGTACTTTGTAGGATTGTAATGACCCCAATCCCTCAGCTGGCAGATTTGTAAAAGGGAAGGAGGCAGGAAATCTACCATTAGATCTGGACTCTGTTGGAGAGAAGTGTTCATCACATTCAAGCTGATATTATACCCTTCTGTCAGCTACTTTAGCAGCATGTTCACCTAAAGTTTACAGATTTAAATCTGTGGTTTTCACTTCATATTGTGACTTCTTTAAattgtacagccatggccataagtttggacacaagtaccatgacgcttgtgaatcttagaaaataccacaaaattgtcacttacaatacagtacacaactcctgagaactatgttaagtttcacatttaaaaaaaacatcaaaagagtttggtgtcattttgttattcttaccaaatttggttgtgaaagtactgcatttttttgttattttcttctaatattatgttttgggaacaaagttgttccaattgttggaatttattgataatattatatcccttgttgatttgttgactaattaaactggtgctgtcaaaaatattagttatgttctgtaatagacatcaaaacagacatagtaagtcatgctgtgtccaaacttatggtcATGGCTGTATGTTTGAGCGATTCCTGTTGTTCTTCAGTTTTGGACTTGAGCAAAAAGCTtgtgacaacaaaaaacaacaacaacaaagaaaaaaacagataatcacTTGCATTATTTGTCAGTGAGATCCTCATCAGTTTAAGCTTACCCTAACCTGTTCTGGTATGTTATGGTTCAAGGAAACACAGTTACTAGTTTGACAACGTTCCCAGTTGGACTGTTAAAAGTGTGGAGCCACTTGTACACATTCACAGAGCATATGTCCAGTATATGCCCAGAATAAGCCTCACACCTGTCACCTGCAGTGTTAGTCAGATGTTTTGCATGAGTTAGGTGTGTCAGGTTTTGTACTTTGTAGGATTGTAATGACCCCAATCCCTCAGCTGGCAGATTTGTAAAAGGGAAGGAGGCAGGAAATCTACCATTAGATCTGGACTCTGTTGGAGAGAAGTGTTCATCACATTCAAGCTGATATTATACCCTTCTGTCAGCTACTTTAGCAGCATGTTCACCTAAAGTTTACAGATTTAAATCTGTGGTTTTCACTTCATATTGTGACTTCTTTAAattgtacagccatggccataagtttggacacaagtaccatgacgcttgtgaatcttagaaaataccacaaaattgtcacttacaatacagtacacaactcctgagaactatgttaagtttcacatttaaaaaaaaacatcaaaagagtttggtgtgattttgttattcttaccaaatttggttgtgaaagtactgcattttttgttattttcttctaatattatgttttgggaacaaagttgttccagttgttggaatttattgataatattatatcccttgttgatttgttgactaattaaactggtgctgtcaaaaaatattagttatgttctgtaatagacatcaaagcagacatagtaagtcatgctgtgtccaaacttatggccatggctgtatcaTGCATCTAAATCAGGCCTGAGCATGGACCGACCCTCAGACACTGGAATTACTCGATTTGAGTTTAATGAACTCAGCAGAGTTGTGAAGATTCCAAAGATGAAATCCAACTAGTAGAGgctcagtgaatgtggtctggactctgtgtaGGAGAGTCATGGTTTTAGAGACGCTGTAGAAAGACAGAATACCTGCACTGTGATCCAGATAGATGCCGATTCTGGAGGACCGAGGACCTGAGAGGAGAGTTTTCACTCTGTTGTGCAAAAATTTATATTTGTCTATGTAACAACGTAAAGCCCAAGATTTGTTGTTGAATCCAAATTGACATTCATCTGATCTCCCTTCTCTGCTGATGTTCTTGTATGCGACTGCGACCTCAACTCCTCTTattcctctccactccacctcccagtaacaacgtCCAGTCAGACTCTGTTTACTCAGGACCTGCTGACATTCAGCGAATCTCTCTGGATTAGGAGGGTAAAGAGGAGGGTACTGCTGTTGATTCATTAACgttgcttttctgtttccctCAGATAATAGCAGATATCTGTGTGGtgtgtttggatccagagtAATTTGTCGTGCGTATTTTAGGAATCCAGCTCTGGTCGTTGGTTCTGGTTGTGAGTCTGACAGAGGAACATCTGGTTGAGTCCCTGCCATTGAGATGTCTGTTCTGCTGTCCCTCAGAATGTCCTGTATTTGATCTCTGACCTctttcacagctgctgtcacatCCTTAAAGTGTCTccgaggatgaatgttgattcTGGATGAGTGGGAGGATTCACTGAATGTTGACACTGAGGGGTAGTTGTGGAGAAACTGGGTGTGATCTGGTGTATCTGACAGCTTCTTCAGCTCAGCGTCTTTCCTCTTCAGATCCTtgatctcctgctccagcttcttCTGAAGCTCTTTGACTCGACTCTCTTCAGCCTTTTGCTgggatctgatctgctgcttcACATCTAAGCTTTTTTTCTTAATGAGATGGATCATCTGCTTGAACATCTCCTCACTGTCCTCCACTGTTTTATCAGCACAGACATTGATGGCCTTCACCTCCTGTTGAAGCAGCTCCACATCTTTCTCTTTGTCCTGGATCCTCTGCTGGATGTTCAGTCGACTCACCTCCAGCTCCTTCTGCTTCTttgttctttctgctgctgctgggactgTTTCATGTCCTTTATGTTCATCCATTGTGCAGAAATAACACACCAACTGTTGGTCAGTGTGACAGAAAACCTTCATCACCTCATCATGAcgagagcagatgttctcctggaggTTCTTGGAGGGCTCCATCAGCTTATGTTTCTTTA is a window from the Acanthochromis polyacanthus isolate Apoly-LR-REF ecotype Palm Island chromosome 23, KAUST_Apoly_ChrSc, whole genome shotgun sequence genome containing:
- the LOC127532387 gene encoding uncharacterized protein LOC127532387 is translated as MNREEIEEAISTHLPGLSVETLTSLLEALEELGVESRADLALVQENDLVKCLRPIQCRKLLNGLKNEALRTVEIEYAAVPSLPLISTPDPPSSSSARSSSPSVPSSPLAGRPWYIDFRVRWDRMTASIRKALSNQARPSPGDRKDMVRAVVDQMFEHDLNPTRAICHSIARSIVRDYPKCFADVGKKGDIVGDGSHSLLQQIKARVEYKNRKNTLARHRREKRPRTAVVEGGRLMARGPVDQYGCVRWSPTELPSGETMESLYEIKKQLSNIYSEKGMGGAETAEALMEKTYVIQRQYLNSVPAPMVAEIQEEWPFLFSQRGLYTHFGLLTDVAILDKMQEAINNKGSTIIRFCQELSRHPSIEEILAKYEPETSDKAVCVLLLLMAYFKEPETSIMLETDPCTTAADVQRMQVLPNTPCLIVQGDLMKPRAWMLSIEEQVVMGPHSNILSGLAALFASFYNLNLQYPEKSSCTLEFIQRCFLSINPETGSKAKRKRGGINPHVSTLMRKLVDFEWQAM
- the LOC127532499 gene encoding tripartite motif-containing protein 16-like, translating into MAQRGNQLNSEKLSCSICLDLLKDPVTISCGHSYCMNCIKTHWDGEDRKRIYSCPQCKKIFTSRPELVKSVMLAELVEEQKKTGLQAAAADLCYAGPEDVACDVCTGRKMKSVKSCLRCMISYCEQHLQPHYDSPPLKKHKLMEPSKNLQENICSRHDEVMKVFCHTDQQLVCYFCTMDEHKGHETVPAAAERTKKQKELEVSRLNIQQRIQDKEKDVELLQQEKKSLDVKQQIRSQQKAEESRVKELQKKLEQEIKDLKRKDAELKKLSDTPDHTQFLHNYPSVSTFSESSHSSRINIHPRRHFKDVTAAVKEVRDQIQDILRDSRTDISMAGTQPDVPLSDSQPEPTTRAGFLKYARQITLDPNTPHRYLLLSEGNRKATLMNQQQYPPLYPPNPERFAECQQVLSKQSLTGRCYWEVEWRGIRGVEVAVAYKNISREGRSDECQFGFNNKSWALRCYIDKYKFLHNRVKTLLSGPRSSRIGIYLDHSAGILSFYSVSKTMTLLHRVQTTFTEPLLVGFHLWNLHNSAEFIKLKSSNSSV